Genomic segment of Eupeodes corollae chromosome 2, idEupCoro1.1, whole genome shotgun sequence:
taccaatcgctacttataaactattgctaatgcaagactctgtcaagccacaaaaaacatctggccaacactggatttaaaacgttcaaggtgcttgctctctctaagcagatcgcatataagctcgataataggtgtcataaccggacactgtctaataggaaagcacgccacgagactaggcgtattctcaaatgacttttgcagaagctgtatggacgaggaagaggaagaaacggttcttcatcttctctgcacatgccctgctctagctcgaaaacgcaagaattacctaggagaaatcttctttaacgatctaaatcatatcggtataatcagcctctcacgtttcttaagggactcaagctggtttcattgagcttaggaggaagcttcaagattcatgtggtatcacaatgggccattaaactggcctaagtgtatccgtttccatcttggacagccactataacctaacctaacctagattTTGGCTTTCCGGGATTTTAAAATTTGGGGATtctggtagtacccgtggcatgatggttagtgcgttggactgtctgcaaggggtcttgggttcaatccctgcttaattaaaaaaaaaaaaaaattaattttcgcgggtactgcctcttgcgaggaattgacaaatcctttaagagtaattcttgtcatgaaaaagtgctttctcaaactagccgttcgaattcggccttaaattgtaggtcccttccattcctgacaacagtactcgcacacaggaatggttgagagttgtaagtcactaggccctggttcacaacggactgttgcgccaccccatttgatttttgattctgAATTATCTGGATTCTGTCCCCAACGCCATTAAAATAAGATATTATAGtctgttttatttgtttgtcaaCAATAAGATCAAAAGGACGTAAAATAACGTCATTTAAATGtggtacttatgtatgtatctaaGAACCGTTCCATAATAATACTTAAccattttaattcatttatataaTTGCTCAATTTCCTTTGCCATTTTAAGTTTAGGCGTTTATGAAATCACCATTTACCTGCAATTTTATAAGGATTCAAATGTTGTAACGGAATTACGTACCCATATCAAAAGTAAGAACGTTTCAAAATAGCAGGACAATTTTTGAGTTTCCAAGTTTCAAATTTCCATTAAAAAGAAACTCAATGAGAAAATTCGCCTTTTTACCAGAAGGATACAGTTCCGGGTGGCATGCCCGGTACCTCGATTGACGCGCCCGGCCGCCGCAGGAACCTCTTGTTATAATTCCCTATTTTCCGCTTGCAGTGGACAAATATTCTACGAAAAAAAGATAACcaacaatcaatttttgtatgcatCTACATAATATgacatttactttattttttttttaaacttgttgttctttttgttattgtagttatgtatgtatatttcgaATTTCAAACACATTCGGATCACTTAttcaaataataacatttacttttaaatatatatgtatatgtataatataattgtatgtatattttttatttcattttgtttttctctgaTTACAACATAATATCtagatttttatgaatgaatcttgaaggttttttaaaactttctttctTTTACTTAACTTAATTGCAAGTATAACATACTTAAGGATTCATCTTAAAAAGTACTTTGTCCTCACTTGTGTGATGCAAccatagaagaagaaaaagtggAAGAATAAATGAAAAGGAAAGGGAGTATAATAGAAGGGGGCGCAATTAAAAGATACACATTCGCAGCAAAtatgtttagtaatttttgtttttattgtgcaacgacttttgtaaaaattagaGGAGCGAAAAAAGGCATCTCTACAATATTGTTATCGTCTTATGATGGCTTCTTGTTGGTTGGTTTAAAACTCGGCTCTCCGGTTGTTTTTAAgcgtttgtttttattgcacgcgcatcattttcttttatttatttttgttttatttatttgcatcgTGCGCATAACGAAATTTACAACTTGACATCATTTTTTAGTTCATTATAACAAAATAgcgaaaaaaaactatttaaaaattaaaaacaatttaatattagtttaattgaaaaacaaacgaCTAATAATTCTCCTCCTCACTCGACGAATAGAGCGAGTTACGGCCAGTCGTGACTACATGTCGTACCATTGATGTGATGTTATGGACGTTGTTTCGTTGAGACGAGCGATTTCCTCATGGAGCCCATGGCCTAACCAGAGCAAGTGAATTTTCCTATAGCGCTCTGTACAGAGGGTTAGCGGATTGCCTCGTCTGAGACCTGCATCTGTTTCGCCGTATTCATCCAAGTAGGGTGGTTGAATGAAGCAGCCTTTGTTGCGACCCAGGTAGACAATCTGGCAATCACGGATACGCAGAAAAACGCCTATTTCCGCACCACAGAAATGAGCGTGATAGGTGCATGCGCCAACTATTCGAGTTGGCTCGAGCTCGGGCTGGCAGCAGTATGACTGACCGCATAGGATATCACCACAGATGAGACACATGGTGGGAGTTTTCATCTCTTCGCGTTCGTTGTTGGGACACGTGAGCTCCGATACACTGTTTATCAGATCGCTATAATCGTCGGGAAGTGCTACCAAGCTGGGCACAGGAAGCGTACACGGTACCAAAGGTAACACTGTAGTCGTTGTGTATTTTTCGAGTTCGGGATGTGAAGCAAAAAGCTCTGCAATAACGGCCGATGGTCGCTTACTGTCAAAATAACTCTCAACAGCTGTATTTAGACCTAGATAGCTGCACATATTGACAAAAGTGTCACTGTCGGGCTCTAGGAACTCATCCGTGAATTCTACATCTGTAACGAAATGGAAGAACAGACAGGCGCTGCGCAAGAATTGCTTGCTTTCCGTGCGCATGTGTTCCAGCAGGGATCGGATGTTGCGCTGTGAGATTTCTTGTGTGGGATTATTTCGCTGTCGCAGGTTGAAGCGCTGGTAGAAGTTTTTCAAATCTTCAAAGACCTCTGTACTTAAGTTCTGCGATGTTGATGCTGAAGTTGacgctgatgctgatgctgatgctgatgaacAAGCTGCAACTTCATCTTCTTTTGACTCCTGCTCCTCTTCATCAATATCCATGAAGGTCTGATCCTCTTCATTGAAGAGCAAAAGAGCTTTGACCAAATTTGCAATAAAGAGAAGCTGCAACACGTAGAATTCAAAGAAACTACCGCATGTGATGACTTTTTTGCCGTCATAGGCGAACATCATACTTGGTACTGATAAGATCACAGATAAGAGCATCTCAAAACAGTTCCACTGCAGCACTGGTGTGCCTTTTTGTGTGAACAATGTTTCGAGAATTTTTCGAACAGGGTTGAGAATATTATTTAAGTCCTCAGCATCGACGTTGCCTGCACGAAGACAGCTTGCACGTATCAGCCCACTCAAGCAACTGCTATGACGAATGGACATCTCACTCTTAAAAGGCTTCGAAGTGGCTCGCAAGTATACTTCCAGAGCCTGGATGGTATAACTGCAAGTGTGCCACAACTTTGGTAACTcctcatttttgtttaggtcaAACGGGGTATGGGCAAACTTTCTCAAGCTCTCAGTAAAACGATCAGCAAAGGAAGCCCATTCCTTTGTTATTTCCAAAGATTGTTGGGGAGCACAGAGCTTTTTGAAATCATCTACCGTAACCATTTTTCCAGTCAGAATTTCTTCCAAATTTGGATACATAAACCAGTCGGAATCTTTTGGGGTATCTTCATCGGTGCTTGCACTTGGAGAAGAAGGTGCTGGCACTGTTGTCACGATTTCAGTAAAAGCAGTCATAACATCGACCCACTTGTCTAAGGGAACCACCTCCTCGCCAGTGTGTATCACAGGACTGACAGAAAATTTGGAGATTGGAGCTGTCAAAGGAAGAACAGCATTGCTGACACACCTGCAGTAAGGACATTGGAAGTCCGAATTGTTTCTGAGAAGGAAGTATCCTTGACGATTGCGAGTTGGACGACGCATTTCCTTGGACTCCTCATTCGAATAGTACTCATTCCAACAAGTGTCGTGCATCACATGACCGCAACTACTTGTGTAAATTGAATTAGGAGCGTCACCAGTTGGTGGGAGCACCTTACTCTTTTGAATATAAGCCGAATAAACTAGACACGGTCCATCCTTAGTCACAGTGCAGTCCTCAAAGCACAGAATGCACTTGAAAGTTTTGTCCACAGGTTGTTGATGACGCCTATCAACACCCAAACAAGCCAATGACCTATATGCTACAGCTCCTTCTTCTAATTCAAAACGATCGCGATCCGTTTGCCAGTCCATCGATGACTCATCGTCGTCCTTAACACCTTCGAGTTTTTCGAACATTTCTGCATTTGATTTCATGAAATTTCGTTGAGCATTCATCATTTGGGCGAGAATCTTCGATCGACGCTGAGCAGCTAAGCGGGAGCGTTCTTCTTTTTCCTGCTTCTCAGCCTCAGCTGCGGTCATTGGTTCGATACCCTCATCTTCGTCGGCAGGAGTTTCCATTGCTTCCTCGGTAGTGGATTCTTTTGGTTGGagttctttgaattttttcaatgtcCACAAGATGAAGTCACGATGTGATTCaacctataaaaaaaagatacaaacaaatttaaagcattCAGAGaacaggaaaataaaataaatttaaaattaccctAGCGCTGTGGGATAGCTTCTCAAGTGACGGCAGAATATCGAATTTCTGCGATCTTTCGAAAAATTGTAGGAAGGGATAGTTTCCGGATGCTTCTTCTTGCAGAGCATATCCTATCAAGTGAAGAACCTGCAAGAAAAACATAATCGCTTAGTTTCACATAACACGCTAAAAAAGTGTGTAagcttttactttttgaagatgatTATCTGTGAAACTGGATGACTTGAGATCTAGAGCACGATTGAAAACTGTTGAAATAATGGTCATCATAACATCACACTGAAGAAGGTTCGCAATTgagctaaaaattaaattattctcttagtaaaattttcataaaaatcaatcATCTTAAAAATGTGTACTTACACAAATCCATCAGTAAGCTTAGGCAATTGTGGCGGTGGACAGCAAACCAGCAATTCTTTTGCCTTCCTGCGTGCTCTTTGATTCTCCTCTGATTTCGATTTCTCCTCTTTGGTGTAATGATAAAAGTACATGTTGTAATCGTCGTAGAATTCATCCTTCAATACGTAAACTCCCTTCGAATCGGTCTTCATTGGTTTCTTGAAATCGGCTAATACGTCAGTTACATGTTCTAAAATTATCTCATTATTAGAATCTAACAGAGCTCTGTTTAGCTCTGAGTGTGAATATGACTTAATGCACAACAATTGGATTATTTCCTTCTTTATGCGGTCAGCATCGGTTACATTCGCAATGCCTGGCACGTATCGCTCGCCAATAATCACAATCAGCATCTCTAAAAATTCATCAATCATCGATAGCTGCCGAATGAAGTCATCGTCTGCGGCGCTAGTGTTGTTTGACTCATAGTCAGCTTGTATCCATTCTAGAAGATTGAATTTATTTAGCAAATGAATTAAGTATTGATTGCTTTCAATGAGGGCTGCTCCGATCTGTAGGCCGACGATGTCACGGTCGAGCATTTCCGAACGACAACGCACATTGCGATAGAAGTACAACTGATGCAATAGGGAATATCCATTGCGGCGCCACATTCCCGAGTTTACCTGAGCAATCATGGCCTGAGTACAGAGAATGGGTTCCATGATTTCCTCCGGTGTACGACCTCCTGTTGTGAAGGCATTGTCGAAAGTTATTCCGTATTTGCCCAAATGCAGATAGATGCCCGCATAGAATCGTGACAAAGGTAGGTGAATTGAGACAGGGCGGGAAGACACGTCGTACATCATGCATTTGGCGACGTGATCGTTGACGGATTGCTCCTCAATTTTGCTGGTGTTAAGATTAAACCCGTTGTTCATCAAATGACGCATTGTCATCTGATAGACCTTAAGTAAAATCTCCCGATCGCTGGCGCACCAATCCAGAACCAAAGAAATAGTGTTGGCCAGCTTGATGTGCAAATTGAAAGCACACTCCCACTCCGGCTCGTAGTCCATGTGCTGGCCGGTCTGACGGGTTACCGACTCCATACCCTGCATCACATTCAACAGGCGCAAAAGGACCTTCACACCCTCGAGGAAGCCCTCTCGGAGCTCTGGAGTCCACACTTCCGGCTTGAAGCTCAAAATGTACCGCATATCATACAGAATGTAAGCGGCACGCTTAAACTGTCCCGAAATCGCCATATTTCTGGCAAAGTGGAGAGTCTTGTTCTGCACATACATGTCTATTGATTCGTGATAGAACGTATGGAGCAGCTTGTGGAAGATACCCTCGACGGCAATAAGATAATGGGCAATACTGGGCACCGTAAAAAGCTGAACACTCAATGATACAATCGAAAACGAGTGATCATGATCATCGCGGATGAAATCTTGCACAATAGTCGCATAGTGTCGGGAGAACTCCTGAGCAAGTGCCATTTTATTATCGTATTCCATCAACATGCCCGATATGAGCAGCCTGTGCCAGCAACTGCGCGCAGTCTTCCACAGTTTGACATCGTACTCGAGGATGTGACCGATGTTGTAAGTGGTAGTTTTGTCGCTTATCACAGTGGCAAAGATCGCTCGGAAGGTCATGTGTTTCATAAGGAACTCCTGGAACCACGTCAGCAGTTGTATGGCGAATTGTTGGCACGAAACTGCCCTTCTATGTAGAACCGATACTCGCAACGATTGATTGGCCCTGCTGTTGCTCGTGGTGGCTCCAATCTGCACTGACTGCTTCTCGATTGACTCCTTTAGCTGACGGCATGCGGCGAATGACTCACAACGAACGACTGCTCGACCTTCTCGATCTATACTCGCTACAATGTCCATTGCATCCTTTTGCCTACACTTCACAATCTTAGTCAGAGTTTGAATAACCTGACCGAAAGTATGACTCTCGTCATTGTAAAGGACTGTGCAGAAAATACGATCGTCTTCGTTGCCGTCGTCCAGACACTCCAGACTAGCAATCGACTCGATTTCGAATATATTCATGCAGAACTGAATAATCGCACGAAAGGCGATGTCACAGCGACCTTTTATGGCGTCTGTTATTATTGGACTCTCAGCTGGAAGTCCTttgtttctctaaaaaaaaaaatgagaaaaaagtaCGTAAGtaaggaattatttttttagaaagagagtttttttttcttacataatGTTCATCACAGTAATGATCCTTCTTCCAAGCTTCCTCGTCACCGCAATCACAACATCCACCACCTCCAGATGTGGACATTTTGTACTTGTGGTACCTGTGGGGGGATTGCTTGAAGCAGTTAACACACAGCACACATGTGAGATCCATGCCACATTCGCGACAACAGTAAGTCGGTTcaccatttttgaaaactttgccaCAAACTGCAGCGGTGTTACCTTCCTTCTGTAGTTTATCCAAAATGGTTTCCGGATTATCACCTAGTATGAATTCGAGCAGGACGTCAATGATACCCGCTTTGGCACCAGCTTCGTTGAATGAACATCGCACTGAAATTGagagtagattttttttttgttttaaacttgaataaaacttgactttgttaaaaaaaaaaatacaaattagaaacaatgaatattattaaatatggaAAAGTCTTTATGTGATGAGCGAATTgttcaaataatgaaaataagatTAAGCTTAATTTTACATAAGACCTACTAAACGAAAGATAGATTTGGTTAAACGCATGAACTATTTATGAATGCTAAAGCCAAAGATTATCCTAgtagaatgtgttttttaaagcaggatgaatttttaattattcgaTGGATGAAGATGAGTTTTTTAAACGATTAAGTGTTCAGATTTTCAAAACTCTTAGAGTAGCAACTTTTGGATCTGAGGGTTCTTGTGAAGCCCCTGTCAGTGcaagataaaatttttaatcctTATGCAACTCACTACTAATTTTATGGTTTTAGGTGGGGTATAATGTTTACCGACGTCTTTGATCACCTCTAAAAACATTAcattgaaaggatatttgaaagCCTACCCCAAAGAGTAAATACTAATGGAACAGATAGGGTTAAAGTGCATGATGCAGTCATAATAACTATCCTTGTGGAGTATTATCACTGTCGGACAAAAAAGGAGCAGAAAagtcatggaaataaaagtgaCCTTACAAACTTATGgatattttgaaagaagttaaaataaatagatacatTTCACGAATGAAGGaggattaataaaatatataaataaacaataacaattaatactacgtatttatttttatctttaaacgTGCATATTGTAAAATTGCATATTTTAATTGCATGCGAAACCTAGTACCTCTTATGTATGCACATATTTGGTTAAATGGTGATTACAAAAAACACTTTTCCTGTATtcccatttaaaattattttgctaatttaaaaacaaagtattgtgagtcatttttaattataaaaacaaattgagaaAAGAAATCAATACAGTTATCGTTTTTCTACACATtccttatttttcttaagaGTTATCACTTTAAATGTTGTTACACTCCGTGTCACttgataaaatctttttttatcttatcaaataaaaaagtctGAGCATTTTATAAATGGTCAATCAAAGTCTCTAacattaaagatatttgagaaatTAGCTCGGACTCAAAAGATAAGCTTGTCCAATTATTTTCAAGTCAAAAgagtttttttaaagagtttaacTTTGTACTAGTGAATAATTAGTTAAAGTGTTCTGAACATTTAACGAGTTTAGTTGATGGGTTGGCGCATAAGTCCAAAATTTCTACAACcaaattttagcaaaaattcagttttttttttaactttcgttATTAGTCGTAATGTggatatgttttaaatattttattgatctCATCTGGATCAGatcagaaatggttgagagttgtaagtcactaggccactATTTTTGGCAATCCTATGAACAATTATCAATTTCCAAcaattggccagtttatatttttaaaatctgtgaAGATTTTCTCAATCAGGTTGATAAAGCAGGAGAATGAAATTTAAACACAACTGACTGTtccgtgatggttagtgcgttggactgccatgcaaggggtcttgggttcaaaccctgcctgtgccaccttaattaaaaaaaaaaaattattttcgcgggtactgcctcttgcgaggaattgacaaatccttcaagagtaattcttgtcatgaaaatgtgctttctcaaactagccgttcggattcggcctaaaattgtaggtcccttccattcctgacaacagtactcgcacacaggaatggttgagagttgtaagtcactaggcgctggttcacaacggactgtccaccccatttgattttttgactgTTCATTTTCACCTAAACTATCCtcgcatttatttttttaagctttcaaatgTGCTTAGAAATACTTGAGAAATCCaatcataaaaattctattCAGATTTCAGCCAGCAAGAATGAAATATTCCGTTTATGTTTCTGAGAATGCTGAAATCACCGAgatcttataaatataaatataaatataaatataaatataaatataaatataaatataaatataaatataaacaggCCAAATACTTATGTTACGTTACGTTACAAAGCGAAAAAATCAAAACGTAAGTGCAGGGTGGGCCATCTggtatattatttttagatcTTTTCTTTTGACAACTAGTTCCTGATCGAAATCTTGACAAATACTCGGAATCATCGAAGTAAATGTTTTGCAGACCAAacaatgcaattttttaaaaagaactatTGGAATAATTAAAGCAATTGCaaacattttgagaataattcacCAAAATGATCTCACcatcgatttcaacatttcacGCTCTAGCCTAAGGACAATTTTgcacaaatatttatatgattCAGCAAATGAAGGAGAACAAACCTACCGCTTTGTTTTTGGCAGGCGGTtctgtttataaacaaaattgccaCATGTGCCACAATGAGTGACATTTGTTTTGGTATAATTGCACCATTTTTGAACAAAGTTTTGGTTAACGATGGGAGTTATAGACTGAAATTAAACACGATTTGGACGATCTACGGTTCATGTAGGATGACAATCGAATCATTAacgaaattttggaaaattggaGTGTCAGAAAGAAATTCAGCTTAATAATGTTGCACAATACCCGTgctttgttggaaaatccatcaatagtatagtaggattttacacgaataacaaaaacaatatccgcagtatgaatactaccgataaaagttaaagtagaatctcactatggatgTTTTTTTCACAtctatacgagtctcgaatggatcttatgtgatttcgtccttaaatgttggtacgattaatattgcattcgtatttcgatggcagtgttcgttCAGTAGTTGTACATTTGGAATcatttgttttccattggcgaaaaaaaatcaatctgatactgttgatattatttagttttgttaatgaaaatggacttactgggcttattttgcaactaaaggtttatctcagtttacgttaaataaactttttagtgTTTCCACctcacaagaagatttaaaaatgattaagtttgacagcactttctaaaatacaaatggTGTTTGAATGTTTTGTATGAATTGCTATTGAGATAgattgattcgtgttaaacaataaagagctgaatagttcagcaacatataagaatacGCTACCTACTACATgtgcaattttgtttaatttgattaaaagaaaactatattttttgtacacaaacatgcaattAAACAGAcaataatgcattatctgtaaaaccaacttctcCATACAgggttttcttcacaaattttgactcgaatatGATCCCCcaccggaatcgagtcaaatcaagctcatttctgCTCGATTCAgtaatataaagaattgagacgagtttcaagctcgcttcaataccacctgttaatgtagtagtctacgaactaaccccttcttaaagtttttattttatgacaaagtttcaattgttaaatgaactattttatagaatctcaatttccagatgttttcttaccctTCTTCTTGagaattgtccattttataagattttgttagtttttgctgaatttaattttaacttttgatttttacaaaacttgcttctatttgggtgtgtttttttattattattccgaCAGATCTTCTTAAAGCTGTggcaatttttaaatactaaaatctggctactgccgaagcgttttcttttcaatttttattttttacaaaaaactcccatattatacaaataataacaaaaaagttaattccTAGCATAATACTGCTAACTATGCTGCGGGCTTAAAAGGCCTGCCATTTGGTTGAGTTAACGTTTTGTGAAAtgaattgtataattttttatgagaaatgtattacaaaattaagttaaaattcatTAACCATTTTGgtgaatcaaattatttcaatttttttggtgaacttaatttaaaatcattgtgaattttacttttataaaagaaaatacacaAATCATAATTGTTTTCCAAATAGTTCTAAGATCAGTAAATCTTTTAAACGGTTTGTTcacataatttaataaatttatatttgttgctAATTTTTTGCATCTTTGAATaataacttcttaaaaattttgtacgaGTTCACGATTATTTTATTACACAGTATTTAACGAAATGAATTAAAAGGGAGCTCATgcaaacttttatttaacacAATTTGTAAACTTAAGGGCCTTCCACATGAGAGCGAaaaacgaatgaacgaatggacaaacaaacgtgattttacacattaaaaaaagtcaatgccaaacaaaaaaacatatttaaattataagaaaccaattgacactaatgttaggacaacaaaatttgcattttgttctctaaaacaagaaaattttgtaaaaataatttggtagtaacgaattgcagtgtggttgctacggcCGGTCAAACTcttttcgcgttccacataccatccacactgcaatgaataaattgttcgcgctcaacttaaccccAAAATTATACTACTCTTGTTTGTTAAAAAGGtaataataaattgacaatgGGCGCATACATAAAGCTAAAGACTACGTGTCAAAATTctactagctttgtgaatgcaaaattgaacTACCAAGCTAGTCAATCTTGAACTGTCATATtgatgacaaatacaaatatataaaataagatacacttgtgttttcagaactttaaatagtttgtttgtgaaacgtcaaaaccaatgtgcaagatgctttatggctgaatcacaaacacacttcagcttcggcttcgtctgcgttacggtgggcctgctttgaGGCTGCTTTGAAtggcatttctattatttcatccctccaaagagcaaatagtttgtttgctgacattttttaacagccgttgagctgtcagacaaagcaaatgttcagataatggaactagagcttctgtttgggttacattacgttcttttccttacgattgtcaaacgaaacgtgacgtcgaagctccattgtgatatcatgcaatgaattcctatggctgaactcgtaaacgtcaggtgaagcgtgtttgtgattcagccattattgcTTTATCACTTTGCGTGAGTACCAttctttttcttcacaaaaCTTGACCCATTCACAATAAACAATAGTACTCTACCGATCAGATCcagaactatttttgtttttaattatttaaataggtCTTTAAAAAAGGATAATGCATTGACTTAGTATTTTTGCATTAATAACAAATTGATCAGAATCGATCAATTATTGCGAGGATAATACAAATTAATCAATTAGGTATGTGATGAAAGATGATATGTTATTTTGTACGTAACATGAGTAtgacaaaacaaatgaaaaaatgcGATAGAGCttgattaataaacaaattacaaCACAAAATCGACAATATAGGTACATAATACTTACGGCTTTCCCTAGTGGAGTCTGAAATGCAAACAAAacgtacatataaatatatataaaaggaaaacaaaaaaatacaaa
This window contains:
- the LOC129948456 gene encoding E3 ubiquitin-protein ligase UBR1 isoform X2 yields the protein MIEFELDFEDGNRPREVPETPLKEWRLKYQAGTIVAQDFIEFFRKEAKNYFEFEYVSEAVRCSFNEAGAKAGIIDVLLEFILGDNPETILDKLQKEGNTAAVCGKVFKNGEPTYCCRECGMDLTCVLCVNCFKQSPHRYHKYKMSTSGGGGCCDCGDEEAWKKDHYCDEHYRNKGLPAESPIITDAIKGRCDIAFRAIIQFCMNIFEIESIASLECLDDGNEDDRIFCTVLYNDESHTFGQVIQTLTKIVKCRQKDAMDIVASIDREGRAVVRCESFAACRQLKESIEKQSVQIGATTSNSRANQSLRVSVLHRRAVSCQQFAIQLLTWFQEFLMKHMTFRAIFATVISDKTTTYNIGHILEYDVKLWKTARSCWHRLLISGMLMEYDNKMALAQEFSRHYATIVQDFIRDDHDHSFSIVSLSVQLFTVPSIAHYLIAVEGIFHKLLHTFYHESIDMYVQNKTLHFARNMAISGQFKRAAYILYDMRYILSFKPEVWTPELREGFLEGVKVLLRLLNVMQGMESVTRQTGQHMDYEPEWECAFNLHIKLANTISLVLDWCASDREILLKVYQMTMRHLMNNGFNLNTSKIEEQSVNDHVAKCMMYDVSSRPVSIHLPLSRFYAGIYLHLGKYGITFDNAFTTGGRTPEEIMEPILCTQAMIAQVNSGMWRRNGYSLLHQLYFYRNVRCRSEMLDRDIVGLQIGAALIESNQYLIHLLNKFNLLEWIQADYESNNTSAADDDFIRQLSMIDEFLEMLIVIIGERYVPGIANVTDADRIKKEIIQLLCIKSYSHSELNRALLDSNNEIILEHVTDVLADFKKPMKTDSKGVYVLKDEFYDDYNMYFYHYTKEEKSKSEENQRARRKAKELLVCCPPPQLPKLTDGFVSIANLLQCDVMMTIISTVFNRALDLKSSSFTDNHLQKVLHLIGYALQEEASGNYPFLQFFERSQKFDILPSLEKLSHSARVESHRDFILWTLKKFKELQPKESTTEEAMETPADEDEGIEPMTAAEAEKQEKEERSRLAAQRRSKILAQMMNAQRNFMKSNAEMFEKLEGVKDDDESSMDWQTDRDRFELEEGAVAYRSLACLGVDRRHQQPVDKTFKCILCFEDCTVTKDGPCLVYSAYIQKSKVLPPTGDAPNSIYTSSCGHVMHDTCWNEYYSNEESKEMRRPTRNRQGYFLLRNNSDFQCPYCRCVSNAVLPLTAPISKFSVSPVIHTGEEVVPLDKWVDVMTAFTEIVTTVPAPSSPSASTDEDTPKDSDWFMYPNLEEILTGKMVTVDDFKKLCAPQQSLEITKEWASFADRFTESLRKFAHTPFDLNKNEELPKLWHTCSYTIQALEVYLRATSKPFKSEMSIRHSSCLSGLIRASCLRAGNVDAEDLNNILNPVRKILETLFTQKGTPVLQWNCFEMLLSVILSVPSMMFAYDGKKVITCGSFFEFYVLQLLFIANLVKALLLFNEEDQTFMDIDEEEQESKEDEVAACSSASASASASTSASTSQNLSTEVFEDLKNFYQRFNLRQRNNPTQEISQRNIRSLLEHMRTESKQFLRSACLFFHFVTDVEFTDEFLEPDSDTFVNMCSYLGLNTAVESYFDSKRPSAVIAELFASHPELEKYTTTTVLPLVPCTLPVPSLVALPDDYSDLINSVSELTCPNNEREEMKTPTMCLICGDILCGQSYCCQPELEPTRIVGACTYHAHFCGAEIGVFLRIRDCQIVYLGRNKGCFIQPPYLDEYGETDAGLRRGNPLTLCTERYRKIHLLWLGHGLHEEIARLNETTSITSHQWYDM